In the genome of Campylobacter avium LMG 24591, the window CTGGTTTTAATTTCGCCGATATAGACATAGAGGGCATTTTTTCGGATTTTTTTGGCTTTTCAGGCTCAAGAAAAAGAAACAAAAGGCAAAGCAGTGAAAAATACAGCGAAAATTTATCAATACCACTTGTTATAAGCTTTAAAGAAGCTGTATTTGGCACTAAAAAAAATGTAGAATTTATGTATAAGAGCTTTTGCAAAGATTGCAAGGGTACAGGCTCAAAAGACGGAGAAGTAAAAATTTGTCCTAAGTGCGAGGGCAGGGGACAAGTTGGCCTTAGCAGAGGCTTTATGACCTTTGTTCAAACCTGCGATGAGTGTAGGGGCGAGGGAAGCATTGTTAAAGACAAATGTAAAACTTGCTCCGGTTTAGGATATGAAAATAAAAGAGACAGCATAGAGCTTGACATACCAGAAGGCATTGATGATGCGATGAGTTTAAGAGTAGCACAAAGAGGAAATCTCACTCAAAGCGGCTCTAGAGGGGCTTTGCTGGTTAAAATTTCGGTGCAAGATGATGAAACCTTTATAAGAGATGGTAGCGATATATACCTCAAATTCCCTGTTTTCTTCACTCAAGCAGCACTTGGAGCAAAGGTAAAAATTCCTACCATAAGAGGACATGCCTTTTTGGAACTGCCTGTGGGTGCGAAAGACGGTGATCATTTTGTTTTAGAAAAAGAGGGTGTAAAGGACATACACAGCGAGGAGATAGGCAGGCAAATAGTGCAAATTAGCATAAGCTTTCCTAAGCACATAAATGACGAACAAAAAGAGCTTTTAGCAAAATTAAACGAAAGTTTTGGAGTAAATGAAGAGGGAATTCATCAAGAACAACAAGGTTTTTTCGATAAGATTGCCTCGTGGTTTAAGTAAAAAGGCAGTTTGTGAAGCTTTCTATCATCATTCCCTTTGGACTTAGTAAAGAAAGACCTTTCATAAAAGAAAGGCTTTTTAAAAAAATTCACTCTTTTAAGAGTGATGAGAATTTGGAA includes:
- the dnaJ gene encoding molecular chaperone DnaJ, which codes for MEIDYYELLEITRTADKDSIKKAYRKLALKYHPDRNQGDKEAEARFKLINEAYEILSDDEKRSIYDRYGRDGLKSSMQGSGFNFADIDIEGIFSDFFGFSGSRKRNKRQSSEKYSENLSIPLVISFKEAVFGTKKNVEFMYKSFCKDCKGTGSKDGEVKICPKCEGRGQVGLSRGFMTFVQTCDECRGEGSIVKDKCKTCSGLGYENKRDSIELDIPEGIDDAMSLRVAQRGNLTQSGSRGALLVKISVQDDETFIRDGSDIYLKFPVFFTQAALGAKVKIPTIRGHAFLELPVGAKDGDHFVLEKEGVKDIHSEEIGRQIVQISISFPKHINDEQKELLAKLNESFGVNEEGIHQEQQGFFDKIASWFK